Genomic segment of Hydra vulgaris chromosome 11, alternate assembly HydraT2T_AEP:
GATGATGCCAAGCTGGAAGATATAAAGTAAGttcattaaataacacttttttttagtagtgagattttttttccaattaaaagtaacttaagtaatagcatattatttcctttaaattATTTACGTTTAACTCTTTACATGGTTTGGTCATCTTCCAAGAAAAACTagaacaattattaatttatttataaatggcttgatagatttaaatatttcttagtttttatgaagACCAGAAGTTACATAGGAAAGGATATATGGAAACAAAAGTCAATGAAGACTACAGTAGAAGAGTACTGGATGCAAACAGGAGAAAGAACAAGCTAGATAAGTTGAGAGAGAAAGAATTAGAGAgacagaaaaacttaaaagatatcAATGATGTTTTGTTGTCACATGACTCCATGACAGAAGAGATTCAATTCAGCAGTGAGGAAGAAAAGTCAAACGAGGACTGTGAAATCAGCGAGGAAGATGATTTCCTGGGTAACGGTCGGAAATGCAggtatagtattattttaataacatagttgtaattttcacaagctaaagctgttttattgaaaagtatataattataaataggtagaaaaatattataaaatgatacctAGGTACAATTCTGGAGATACGATAAATCTAGCAGTGAATGTTGAAAAGCTCATTGAATGTACTGCTGTTCCAGCAACAAGGTTCAATGTTGGTGTACAACGTCATCTGGCAATTTTAAGTGAAGTATTTAAAGCTGGAGGTatagaaattaatgatatacCGCTTTCAAGAAGCACACTTcatagaaaaaagttcaaatatgtaGAACTTGAAGGAGACTCGGAGTGGATTTCAATATCTAATCATCTTAAAGGCCGACGgcttatttttcattttgatacCAAACTGTTGGAACAAATTACCACTGGGCTTAACATTATCCGAAAAATTGAGCGACTTGCAGTCTCAGTGAGTTCCCCGGATGACGATACCATGGGAGACCATCTTTTAGGTGTTGTTCAATGTCCCTCTTCAAAGGGAGTTGACCAAGCAGAACAAGTGCacaatcttttagaatattacGGATGTACAGAGCAGATCATTGGTATATGTTGTGATACAACTGCAAGCAATACAGGCGGAGTAAATGGAGCATTTCAAATTCTTacagatattttgaaattaccaaTTTTGTGGATAATGTGTAGGAACAAATATATGAAGTACATGTATCTCACCATATGGCTGCCCTTACTGGTGAGAAAACTAAAGGTCCAAGAAGAGCTCTTTATGTCAAGCTAAAGAACAAGTGGCCTGAAATCTGTGAGAAAGTGAATGAAGTGAAAGATTTATGTAAATTGGACTGGCAAAGAGATGATCTGAAGATTGGCTCTGTTCTTCGCACTGTTGCAGAGGAAgctaagaatattttttactaatgcaaCTACCGATATAGTGTTTTCAAGGAATGATTATGGTATAGTTTGTAAGCTTGCCTCCTTCCTTGGAGTGGAAGTACAAGGTTTTAAGTTCCATCAACCTGGCGCCTGCCATGAGACAAGGTTTTTAGCAGATGCGATCTACATCCTGACTCTTTATATGACTAAAGATATCAGTAATATCTTGACAGAAAAAGAAGTGCTGCAGTTGAAGGATGCAAGTTTGTTCATTGCAATTTGCTATGTTccatggtttttaaaaagtttttaaggaTTTCTGGCTCCCTACAATGATTTGAAAGCTATCCAGACAGCCTATGCATTGAGAAAAGTTAGTAAGAATATTGGAAATGCTTTGCTTCTCAGCATGGGACGCCATACGTGGTACTTAACTCTGCAACTCTGTGTTTTGTCCTTTGGGGATAAAGAAGTTCCTTCTGAAACAAAGCTAAGAATGCTGTTAGCTCTGATTGAGTTTGAAGAGCCAAATGAATTTCAGCGTTGTAAACCATCAAATGTACAAATTGGAGAGACCACAGAGCTACCTGAGTTGATTTCCGAGCAAAGCTACCTtctcttcaaacattttaaaatatcaagagcaagtataaaagaatggcttaataatagtcttaatactatagatgtttttaaccaTCCTCAGTtgctagattttattgcatggaTCAAAAACATATCTGTTGTAAATGATGGTGAAGAAAGAAACATTAAGCTCATTAAAGATTTTCTTTCAGCTACTAGAGATGAAGATCACCTTCAAAATGtactttttgtagttaaaaagtctagaaaaaacTTGACTAAGACTATGACTAAAAAGGAGCTTGGGAACTGttcaaaatgttgtattttttgagaaatgtttcaccgcaataaaatcttaaatttgctaataaatattagttttcatgtatttttttttgtattttcatatttataaatataatctatcAAGTTAAATAGTAGAAAACAATTGGAAATGATTTATACGCatctaattgttttgttttaattttctaaaatgtgttttctattaatgttaagctagcttaacattaaaacagtaaaactcaGATTTTACATCTAGCACTTCCTGTCAAAATAAAaccgtcaaattttttttagtacttattTAGGTCACATAGAATGGGAATCAGtagagagcttttttttttttttttgggacaccctaatggatataaataatttagacATGAGTGTTAAGTACACGAAAATATATCGTTTTGCTCATGACATCAACCTACTGATAGtagataaatcttttaaaaagcaaaataattacgTAAATCATGACCTGAAATCTTTGGTCCAGCATTTATCaaccaaataaaatatctataaatgaCACAAAAACtgaacctaaaaaaaattatttaaaagcttGAATTAGTggtcaaaactaaattttgttaataaaataaagtatggAGACAAAGATCatcaattcataaaaaaagCGTTATAAATCTTCAAAGTAATTCAATTAGgttgaaaattaataatatttcatttttaagctAACAGTTTTAAttcttatgtatttttaaaattttaaggctTGATAAACTTATCTACTTGTCAAATCGTGTGTTGAACATTTTCCACAATAACATGCCAAGCTGCTTCAATGGCTTCTTTAATTTCACAAATGATACTCATAGCCATAATTGTAGATCTGTATCTTGTTAATACTGTTATTATTGCAATGATTATtactgtattattattattaattttattattattagtttgcTATTTAgtttatgtacttttttaaatttatggaaaTATTTGTAGGTCGT
This window contains:
- the LOC136087397 gene encoding uncharacterized protein LOC136087397 isoform X2, with amino-acid sequence MIGQNKIKRKNTERLRYIYLLKYPLRELPQRQLPSNGDILRYYQFIVRESQVKYKPTSTNVGCKLKSKSKNLVCENGVCTDPDSSCLVSRIKKVWDNAGFGKKFVICGYNIKTKIIKLNLKYKKLIKLSSLNWNSSLDKQSKLEKDFLTESYQLFDISTKNFKKDILADRLRTDDAKLEDINFYEDQKLHRKGYMETKVNEDYSRRVLDANRRKNKLDKLREKELERQKNLKDINDVLLSHDSMTEEIQFSSEEEKSNEDCEISEEDDFLGNGRKCRYNSGDTINLAVNVEKLIECTAVPATRFNVGVQRHLAILSEVFKAGGIEINDIPLSRSTLHRKKFKYVELEGDSEWISISNHLKGRRLIFHFDTKLLEQITTGLNIIRKIERLAVSVSSPDDDTMGDHLLGVVQCPSSKGVDQAEQVHNLLEYYGCTEQIIGICCDTTASNTGGVNGAFQILTDILKLPILWIMCRNKYMKYMYLTIWLPLLVRKLKVQEELFMSS